ACATATAGTGATCAAAATTTTCTAATATTTCATTTTCGAGGATGcacaaattaatataatgtaaaatatgattttatcaattttagttTTGAAAAACTTCATTTTGCCGAAGCTAGCTACAAAAATTAACATAGTCAATAATATTCTATATGCAATACAAATAATAGGAAAATAACCTTAAATTTTAGCAAAATCGAGATGTGAAGCTGAGCgcgagagaatataataaaaaagaaagaaagcatAATGTAAAATGAGTAAGCGTCTTATTGATACCCTAGACACCCCTCTAGGGAACTTTATTGATACCTGTTTCGAGGCTAGAAATAAATGGAAAATTCTTTCTCAACTTCGGTCGGATCCTGCTGTGGCGGATAGACTCTTTTGGCCAACGGGACGTCTCAACGACTATTCTGTAAAATCTGGGTATTGGTTGGCTTCTGAGATCAAAAAACGACAGGAGGcttcgtcttcgtcttcgtcttctAATTCTGGTTTGTGGAAATGGATTTGGGGCCTCAACGTTATTTCGAAGGTGAAGATGTTTCTGTGGCGTTGTCTTGCTGAGGCTCTACGTACGGCGATGGCCCTCCGGCGTAGATCTATTGAGGTACACCCGGTTTGTCGGCGGTGAGGAGACGGTGGAGCATGCTTTACGCGACTGTGCGTGGGTCAGTTTTCTATGGGCGGTCTCGCCTCTGCGCTTGCCTCAAAATCAAGATATTACTTCACTCTCCATTACAGCATGGGTCGAAATTATGAAAGGGTATCCCCATAAAGAACAACATGCTGTGTTTGCCACGACTTTGTGGTCCATCTGGTATGCACGAAATCTACTCATTTTTCAAGGCAAAGAGCTCACACATGTAGAtttccttgccatagcagctcGTGCTCAATGGGTGACACCCACTACATCGAGAGTTCAACAGATGCGGGGCGATTACGGTGGAGTGCTCCGGCCAGGGAAGGTCAAGTTAAAATCTCATGTGATGCTGCGGTGGATTTGAACCGAGGTTGTGGTTTTGGGGTGGTATTGAGAGATGTTGAATGGAGCGTCATAGGTTGCAAATATGGTTTCTGTGATGAAGCATTTACAGCCATTGAAGCGGAGGCTAGAGCGGTTCTTGAAGGCCTTCGATTATGCCGGGAGCATGGTATCCTTTATGCTATTTTTGAAACGGACAATCAATCCCTATATTGGCTACTCATGAAGCAAGAGAAGAACTCGTCTTACTTGGGGAATTATATCAGTCAGATTGATGCGCTTCGGGCCTCCATTCCTCAGCTGGCTTTTAGTTGGACTCCTAGAGAAGGCAATGCCAATGCTG
This Salvia miltiorrhiza cultivar Shanhuang (shh) unplaced genomic scaffold, IMPLAD_Smil_shh original_scaffold_269, whole genome shotgun sequence DNA region includes the following protein-coding sequences:
- the LOC131003812 gene encoding uncharacterized protein LOC131003812, with the protein product MGDTHYIESSTDAGRLRWSAPAREGQVKISCDAAVDLNRGCGFGVVLRDVEWSVIGCKYGFCDEAFTAIEAEARAVLEGLRLCREHGILYAIFETDNQSLYWLLMKQEKNSSYLGNYISQIDALRASIPQLAFSWTPREGNANADSIAKFALCNSLHFLFARAFP